Proteins found in one Gemmatimonadaceae bacterium genomic segment:
- a CDS encoding DEAD/DEAH box helicase codes for MRTVRDQFLPPDHDAFIAADPPTGRIIVIAPTRAACETIELALGLRLQTVLEQQHGTEIRQLAAAGKGFGIVAGTGTGKTLSIRPIAETILRTPDLRIGVVNREREATPETPTWNVIIVTTGIARRWFQDGDILASDTLIVDEIHQTSAELELCLALGKRVGCRFIWLSATVDPSFYARYLNAAEVLQSSAFDPARAAEVKVIRKDPVEFLDERFLLKVIKQRRGVGMFLPTRKGVEEAAAEVETRFPRINTAYYHGGEPVRIIRPFLESDERKPYFLAMTAAGQSALNVKGLDTVVIDDTRFGNVIERGKNVLTKMHLGANEILQMAGRVHGRVEGGKVFILSDRDIQFETLQPTAPEFQLAGDSERVAMTCADLGVDVENLDLPVPLDRVAYKQAIAHLERRGVIENGRLSTYGKSVEALPVDRAWAELLVNADDELVPYIAVMSSVESLHRMTRDERDLAGLVVPGSDHLTAYNLYAEAFTRCGYVGEVYGLPRQLFDDSIEQWAERRGVLVKAIEDAALGMASVFRGLKMDLPAKMPVGRDDTLRKFAGLLARFMPFDLVIDERTKDGDEARVSRTSVCGSWGPIAGELRYFADRSGNPRAGIEGTQIPMQLIRRYATRGVSDVAYDTRRKGGQLVVQRTLEYFGFELDRDTEPLEEFPEEFAGRARKALAESLARGQVKHASVKRNRAAIESIRQAYRRSGGETPRLDLADVTAWYERGLAGINSMNDFRNARLTLDADAFLPRETRDLYAALPDSVLIRDREIDIDYDVEKAGQSLVAVARLRLPEKIARSIAEAELPVLDRALRFVVIRGQRGAIRADTLDELQEVLARPWSPDEVDDDAQPDDTTWDDETRARELAQGLRKGRRGGRGSSGDSRGREDSSKGRPQVRGAKRSGRSGGPRGSGGSGDSGGPGGKGRAGGGKRKFRGR; via the coding sequence ATGCGCACCGTTCGCGATCAGTTCCTGCCGCCAGACCACGATGCTTTCATCGCGGCCGACCCACCGACAGGGCGCATTATCGTCATTGCACCAACACGCGCCGCATGCGAGACCATCGAGCTGGCGCTCGGGCTGCGATTGCAAACCGTTCTCGAACAGCAGCACGGAACGGAGATCAGGCAACTTGCCGCGGCGGGCAAGGGGTTCGGAATCGTTGCGGGAACGGGTACAGGCAAGACGCTGTCGATCCGGCCGATCGCGGAAACGATCCTGCGTACCCCCGACCTGCGTATCGGAGTGGTCAACCGGGAGCGTGAGGCCACTCCCGAGACGCCGACCTGGAACGTCATCATCGTCACCACCGGTATTGCGCGCAGGTGGTTTCAGGACGGTGACATACTCGCATCCGACACGCTGATCGTCGACGAAATTCATCAGACATCCGCTGAGCTGGAGCTGTGTCTCGCACTCGGCAAGCGGGTCGGGTGCAGGTTCATCTGGCTGTCGGCGACTGTCGACCCGAGCTTTTATGCGCGCTATCTGAATGCTGCCGAGGTATTGCAGAGCTCCGCTTTCGATCCTGCCCGCGCGGCAGAGGTAAAAGTCATTCGCAAGGATCCAGTCGAGTTCCTGGATGAACGGTTTCTGCTCAAGGTCATCAAGCAGCGCCGCGGGGTCGGAATGTTTTTGCCCACCCGCAAGGGTGTCGAAGAGGCAGCGGCGGAAGTGGAAACCCGATTCCCTCGCATCAACACCGCGTATTATCACGGCGGTGAACCGGTGAGAATCATCCGGCCCTTTCTCGAGAGCGACGAGCGCAAACCCTATTTTCTGGCGATGACGGCCGCTGGCCAGAGCGCGCTGAATGTAAAAGGTCTTGATACCGTTGTGATCGATGACACACGGTTCGGCAACGTCATCGAACGCGGCAAGAACGTGCTCACGAAGATGCACCTTGGTGCGAACGAGATCCTGCAGATGGCCGGGCGCGTTCACGGCCGCGTCGAGGGAGGAAAGGTGTTCATCCTCTCCGACCGGGACATTCAGTTCGAAACGCTCCAGCCGACGGCACCCGAGTTCCAGCTGGCCGGAGATTCCGAACGGGTGGCGATGACGTGTGCGGATCTGGGGGTGGACGTGGAGAATCTCGACCTGCCGGTCCCTCTCGATCGCGTCGCATACAAACAGGCAATCGCGCATCTGGAACGGCGTGGTGTGATCGAGAATGGGCGATTGTCGACATACGGCAAGTCAGTCGAAGCCCTGCCCGTGGACCGTGCGTGGGCCGAGCTTCTCGTGAACGCAGACGACGAGCTCGTGCCGTACATCGCGGTAATGAGCTCGGTGGAGTCGCTGCACCGAATGACTCGTGATGAGCGCGATCTGGCCGGCCTTGTAGTTCCCGGCAGCGATCACCTCACGGCGTATAATCTCTACGCCGAAGCGTTCACGCGCTGCGGCTACGTGGGCGAGGTTTATGGGCTGCCGAGGCAGCTTTTCGATGACAGCATTGAACAATGGGCAGAACGCCGCGGGGTTCTCGTTAAGGCGATCGAGGACGCGGCGCTGGGGATGGCGAGTGTGTTCCGTGGGCTGAAAATGGATCTTCCTGCAAAGATGCCCGTTGGACGCGACGATACGTTGAGAAAGTTTGCCGGGCTTCTCGCGCGTTTCATGCCGTTCGATCTTGTGATCGATGAGCGAACGAAGGATGGCGACGAGGCGCGGGTTTCGCGAACGAGCGTCTGCGGCAGCTGGGGTCCGATCGCCGGCGAGCTGAGATATTTCGCTGATCGGTCGGGCAATCCGCGCGCGGGTATCGAGGGCACACAGATTCCCATGCAGCTCATCCGCCGGTACGCCACGCGTGGGGTCTCCGATGTGGCGTACGATACGCGGCGGAAGGGCGGGCAGCTCGTGGTGCAGCGAACGCTTGAATACTTCGGGTTCGAGCTGGACCGTGATACCGAGCCGCTCGAGGAATTCCCGGAGGAGTTTGCCGGTCGCGCGCGGAAAGCGCTGGCAGAGTCGCTGGCGCGGGGGCAGGTGAAGCATGCGTCGGTGAAGCGGAACCGGGCGGCAATCGAATCGATTCGACAGGCGTACAGGCGGTCGGGCGGCGAAACGCCTCGTCTCGATCTCGCGGACGTGACTGCGTGGTATGAGCGGGGACTGGCCGGCATCAATTCGATGAATGACTTTCGAAACGCCCGGCTGACCCTCGACGCCGACGCGTTCTTACCACGTGAGACCCGGGACCTCTACGCGGCCCTGCCGGACAGCGTTCTCATTCGTGACCGCGAAATCGACATCGACTACGATGTCGAAAAAGCCGGGCAGTCGCTTGTCGCCGTGGCGCGGTTGAGGTTGCCTGAGAAAATCGCGCGGTCGATTGCCGAGGCGGAGCTGCCGGTTCTCGACCGCGCGTTGCGGTTCGTAGTGATACGCGGGCAGCGCGGCGCGATTCGGGCTGATACGCTCGATGAGCTCCAGGAAGTGCTGGCCAGGCCCTGGTCGCCGGATGAAGTGGACGATGATGCGCAGCCGGATGACACAACCTGGGACGATGAAACGAGGGCCCGCGAACTGGCGCAAGGGTTGCGCAAGGGGCGGCGCGGGGGAAGGGGCAGTTCAGGAGACTCGCGGGGGCGGGAAGATTCATCGAAGGGCAGACCGCAGGTGCGCGGTGCGAAGCGATCAGGGCGTTCCGGTGGTCCGCGCGGTTCCGGTGGTTCTGGCGATTCCGGCGGTCCCGGCGGAAAGGGACGGGCGGGAGGCGGGAAGCGTAAGTTTCGCGGACGATGA
- a CDS encoding 4-hydroxy-3-methylbut-2-enyl diphosphate reductase, which translates to MAPGPVASPEVYFRKGFGLKADVQGELASDYNGRLVDLLRERDFTLVSGEVTLSLAREFGFCYGVERAVDYAYQTRRKFPGRRVYLAGEIIHNPHVNGKLRDMGVEILEVGSNGIDYSGVIATDVVILPAFGVTIHDFERLREIGCVMVDTTCGSVLNVWKRVEGYARDGFTSLIHGKYYHEETRATASQAAKYPNAPHFVVRNMEEARVVCDFIEGRVTNENIMSRFSHAASAGFDPVRDFQRIGVANQTTMLARESLAIGGEVREAMARSRGVEYAAANFRSFDTICSATQERQDAVVELLRQPLDMVVVIGGYNSSNTISLAALCAETVTAYHVEDASAIDPMTASIRHLPPGSKTDVTATGWLARPGPVRVGVTAGASTPNNKIGDAVARIFATRGIDPEAIR; encoded by the coding sequence GTGGCGCCGGGGCCAGTCGCGAGTCCGGAAGTCTACTTCCGCAAGGGGTTCGGGCTCAAAGCCGATGTCCAGGGAGAGCTCGCCTCTGATTATAACGGGCGCCTTGTCGATCTGCTGCGGGAGCGCGATTTCACCCTGGTTTCGGGCGAAGTGACTCTGAGTCTGGCAAGGGAATTCGGCTTCTGTTACGGAGTCGAACGGGCGGTCGATTACGCCTATCAAACCCGCCGCAAGTTTCCCGGCCGCCGGGTTTACCTGGCTGGTGAAATCATCCACAACCCGCATGTGAACGGCAAGCTGCGGGACATGGGAGTGGAGATTCTGGAGGTTGGCAGCAACGGCATCGACTACAGCGGCGTCATTGCCACAGACGTCGTGATCCTGCCGGCCTTCGGCGTAACCATTCACGATTTCGAGCGACTGCGGGAAATTGGGTGCGTGATGGTCGACACCACCTGCGGGTCCGTCCTCAACGTGTGGAAACGAGTCGAAGGTTATGCGCGGGACGGATTCACATCGCTGATTCACGGAAAATATTACCACGAGGAAACCAGGGCAACGGCATCGCAGGCGGCGAAGTATCCGAACGCCCCGCACTTCGTGGTGCGGAACATGGAAGAGGCTCGCGTCGTGTGCGACTTCATCGAGGGCCGGGTGACGAATGAAAACATCATGAGTCGCTTCTCGCACGCAGCATCGGCGGGTTTCGATCCGGTGCGGGATTTCCAGCGGATCGGCGTGGCCAATCAGACGACAATGCTGGCTCGTGAATCACTTGCGATTGGCGGCGAAGTTCGCGAAGCGATGGCGCGAAGCAGGGGAGTCGAGTATGCAGCCGCAAACTTCCGCAGCTTTGACACCATCTGCAGTGCAACTCAGGAGCGTCAGGACGCCGTGGTGGAGCTGTTGCGGCAGCCCCTTGATATGGTCGTCGTAATTGGCGGCTACAACTCGAGCAACACCATTTCGCTCGCTGCTTTGTGCGCCGAGACCGTCACGGCGTATCACGTAGAGGATGCGTCGGCGATTGATCCCATGACAGCCAGTATCCGCCATCTCCCGCCCGGGTCAAAAACCGATGTGACCGCCACCGGGTGGCTCGCCCGGCCCGGGCCGGTACGCGTGGGAGTAACAGCCGGCGCGAGCACCCCCAACAACAAGATCGGCGACGCGGTAGCGAGGATTTTTGCTACTCGCGGGATAGATCCCGAAGCAATCAGATAA
- a CDS encoding alpha/beta hydrolase-fold protein, which yields MQTVTLLALTVVLSGANSVVSAQPGGVTHIDMVLAPSLRANLVGDPDRRAATVYLPPTYGTHPRRRYPVVYLLHGFAADHRAFMRGAYQNLNIRLSMDSLIRGGTIREMIVVTPNARNAYDGSFYSNSPVTGNWEDFIVRDLVSHIDRRYRTVRNAKGRGIAGHSMGGYGALRIGMRHPETFSAIYGLSACCLAWWGDSLDAAAAARWRTAIALDDRQKFAKAGFYTNLLFALAAVNSPNVAKPPFFVDFPYRLSGDSVVLDSLVATRWRMGPLTMAHSHAASLRGLSVAFDAGSADGFRDIPLNAAELDRVLTGLGVPHMFELYDGTHGSRIRSRIETKMLPFFSAKLGAAR from the coding sequence ATGCAGACTGTCACGCTTCTCGCCCTGACCGTCGTTCTCTCGGGTGCGAACTCCGTCGTCAGTGCGCAGCCAGGCGGTGTCACCCACATCGACATGGTCCTGGCTCCGTCGCTCCGTGCTAACCTTGTGGGAGACCCGGATCGCAGGGCGGCAACAGTCTATCTGCCGCCAACCTACGGTACCCATCCCCGCCGCCGGTATCCGGTGGTCTATCTGCTCCACGGATTCGCCGCGGACCATCGCGCATTCATGAGGGGCGCGTATCAGAATCTCAACATCCGGTTGTCGATGGACAGTCTCATCCGCGGCGGCACGATTCGCGAAATGATCGTCGTGACGCCGAATGCGCGAAATGCATACGATGGGAGCTTCTATTCCAACTCTCCCGTGACAGGCAACTGGGAGGATTTCATCGTTCGCGACCTCGTCTCGCATATCGATCGCAGGTATCGTACAGTTCGCAATGCGAAAGGTCGCGGGATAGCCGGTCACTCGATGGGCGGGTACGGCGCGCTGCGTATCGGCATGCGCCATCCCGAAACATTTTCCGCGATCTACGGGCTGAGCGCCTGCTGCCTTGCATGGTGGGGTGACTCGCTCGATGCGGCCGCGGCTGCTCGCTGGCGGACAGCCATTGCGCTCGACGACAGGCAGAAATTCGCCAAGGCGGGTTTTTACACGAATCTCCTTTTCGCGCTCGCGGCCGTGAATTCTCCCAACGTCGCGAAGCCGCCGTTTTTCGTTGACTTTCCGTATCGTCTGTCGGGCGATAGCGTTGTTCTGGACAGCCTCGTGGCCACGCGATGGCGTATGGGACCCCTTACAATGGCGCACAGTCACGCTGCCTCCTTGCGAGGCTTGAGTGTCGCATTCGACGCCGGCAGCGCCGACGGGTTTCGCGACATTCCACTAAATGCCGCCGAGCTGGACAGGGTTCTGACCGGCCTCGGCGTGCCCCACATGTTCGAACTTTACGATGGCACTCACGGCAGCCGCATCCGGTCGAGGATCGAAACGAAGATGCTGCCATTCTTCTCCGCAAAACTGGGAGCTGCACGATGA
- a CDS encoding SIS domain-containing protein, whose protein sequence is MTETFDQHFRRHQQVVEASLTALAPHAPAAADAIVRALRAGNMIIAFGNGGSSTQVSHLAEELVGRYKKTRRPFPAISLSGDAGTITCISNDFGYETLFERQIEAFAGPGDVAVGLTTSGKSENVTRALRAAKVRGATTIALTGEAGLIGVDADHVLAVPSADSEHIQEVHLMLLHFWCAAVDDTLGGD, encoded by the coding sequence ATGACAGAAACGTTCGACCAGCATTTCAGGCGGCATCAGCAGGTCGTCGAGGCGAGCCTTACAGCGCTGGCGCCGCACGCGCCGGCGGCCGCTGATGCAATAGTTCGCGCCTTGCGGGCGGGGAACATGATCATCGCTTTCGGCAATGGCGGCAGCTCCACTCAGGTGAGTCATCTGGCGGAGGAGCTCGTGGGCCGCTACAAGAAGACGCGGCGGCCATTCCCCGCCATATCGCTATCGGGCGACGCCGGGACGATCACATGCATCAGCAATGATTTCGGATACGAAACTTTGTTCGAGCGCCAGATCGAAGCCTTTGCCGGGCCGGGCGATGTTGCGGTGGGTCTTACCACCAGCGGAAAATCGGAGAATGTCACGCGGGCTCTCCGCGCTGCGAAGGTAAGGGGGGCAACGACGATCGCGCTGACTGGTGAGGCCGGACTGATCGGCGTGGATGCGGATCATGTCCTTGCCGTTCCGAGCGCCGATAGCGAACACATCCAGGAAGTTCATCTGATGCTGCTGCACTTCTGGTGCGCAGCCGTTGACGACACACTGGGCGGCGATTGA
- a CDS encoding serine hydrolase yields MNRRTVAIAGHLLLARSNMVSAQPNAAPPNIDQFVERVMQEFRVPGLSLAIVRDGKVVLSKGYGVRTLKETARVDARTRFGIASNTKIFTATALGLLVEEGKLEWDAPVIRYLPGFAMYDPYVTRELTIRDLMVHRSGLGLGAGDLLWWPESTYDRKEIVRRLRFIPPATSFRNAYAYDNVLYTVAGEVIEAVSGLTWEDFVDKRILARVGMSGSNVRHSGAGKDDNVAGTHAEVDGTLRLVPPLISDNTNPAGGINSSSDDMARWLIVQLDSGRLTNGSRLFQPATTRQLWTIVTPIPGGAPAPELAFHRYSFNGYALGMGVRDYRGRQMLSHTGGLPGYLSKVTMIPELRLGVVVLTNQESGSAFNAISYRIVDHYLGVAPVDYVGIYRKLEDRGRAADAAAEKAAVTARDTSSRPSLPLAGYAGKYSDPWYGDVNIVLENGKLFMRFGATPSLTGELVHWQHDTFIARWTDRTLRADAFVSFALNPDATIARAKMQGVSPNIDFSFDFQDLTLRPVKAGR; encoded by the coding sequence ATGAACCGGCGTACGGTTGCGATTGCAGGACATCTGCTGCTCGCGCGCAGCAACATGGTGTCCGCGCAGCCCAATGCGGCTCCGCCCAACATCGATCAGTTCGTCGAGCGTGTGATGCAGGAGTTCCGGGTGCCCGGCCTGAGCCTCGCGATCGTCAGGGACGGGAAGGTCGTTCTCTCGAAAGGTTATGGCGTTCGCACTCTTAAAGAAACGGCCCGGGTCGATGCCAGGACGCGCTTCGGTATTGCGTCGAACACCAAGATCTTCACCGCGACCGCGCTAGGCCTGCTAGTCGAAGAAGGGAAACTCGAATGGGACGCACCGGTAATCCGTTACCTGCCCGGTTTCGCGATGTACGATCCTTACGTCACGCGCGAGCTCACTATTCGCGATCTGATGGTGCATCGCAGCGGGCTTGGACTCGGCGCCGGTGACCTGCTGTGGTGGCCTGAGTCGACGTACGACCGCAAGGAAATCGTGAGGAGGCTTCGGTTCATCCCCCCGGCGACGTCGTTCAGGAATGCGTATGCGTACGACAACGTGCTCTATACTGTCGCCGGCGAGGTGATCGAAGCGGTCTCCGGTTTGACCTGGGAGGATTTCGTCGACAAGCGGATTCTGGCAAGGGTCGGCATGAGCGGCAGCAACGTTCGCCATTCCGGTGCGGGCAAGGACGACAATGTCGCAGGTACTCACGCGGAAGTGGACGGAACGCTCAGGCTCGTCCCACCTCTCATCAGTGACAACACCAATCCTGCCGGTGGCATCAACTCCAGCTCCGACGATATGGCCAGGTGGCTGATTGTTCAGCTCGACTCAGGTCGCCTCACAAATGGTTCCCGCCTGTTCCAACCTGCGACAACGCGCCAGCTATGGACGATAGTCACGCCGATACCGGGCGGCGCGCCGGCACCCGAGCTCGCATTCCACCGATACAGTTTCAACGGATACGCGCTCGGCATGGGTGTCCGGGACTATCGCGGGCGCCAGATGCTGTCGCATACCGGTGGCCTCCCGGGGTATCTGTCGAAGGTGACCATGATTCCGGAGCTGCGGCTGGGCGTCGTCGTGCTCACCAATCAGGAATCCGGAAGCGCGTTCAACGCGATCTCATATCGAATCGTCGATCACTATCTGGGTGTGGCGCCGGTGGATTACGTCGGCATCTACAGGAAGCTCGAAGACCGCGGCCGCGCGGCTGACGCCGCAGCGGAGAAAGCGGCGGTGACTGCGCGGGATACGTCGTCGAGACCGTCGCTGCCCCTTGCGGGATACGCGGGCAAGTACAGCGACCCCTGGTATGGCGACGTTAATATCGTTCTCGAGAATGGAAAGCTGTTCATGCGATTTGGTGCAACACCGTCGCTGACGGGGGAGCTCGTGCATTGGCAGCACGACACCTTTATTGCGCGATGGACCGACCGGACTCTGCGCGCGGATGCGTTCGTGAGTTTTGCGCTGAATCCGGATGCGACAATCGCGCGGGCGAAGATGCAGGGCGTGTCGCCGAACATCGATTTCAGTTTTGATTTTCAGGATCTGACGCTGAGGCCGGTGAAGGCGGGGAGGTGA
- a CDS encoding LD-carboxypeptidase, translating to MAADGNAHITDTVMARALTRPRAIAKGESIGVVAPSYSPREGQLARGVKALERAGYKVILDPDILELRRFERHQDERRASNFMGMWLDPRVKAVIGSTGGYGATRMIPYLEPEIFRLNPKIFVGYSDITALHLWLMRQGGLRVFHGPTVDDLIPVARDPTMSSLLTALTTPRPTTRFGREVSRAVNRGRATGRLTGGNLSLVQQSIGTPYEIDTRGAILFLEETRDPMSVADERIVHLRAAGLLRDVKGIVFGHLSLDRSEEDEFEDFLLDLLSDLEVPILMDFPAGHEVPNLALPFGTEVELMVDSTTGWITYREDALSTTEPVPLADDIAGAVQTSEAVSP from the coding sequence GTGGCCGCAGACGGCAACGCACACATCACCGATACTGTGATGGCCCGAGCGCTGACTCGGCCGCGCGCCATTGCCAAAGGGGAGTCGATTGGCGTGGTCGCTCCATCGTACTCCCCACGGGAGGGGCAGCTCGCGCGTGGAGTGAAGGCTCTCGAACGCGCAGGGTATAAGGTGATACTCGATCCCGATATCCTCGAGCTGCGAAGATTCGAGCGGCATCAGGATGAACGCCGGGCGTCGAATTTCATGGGGATGTGGCTCGATCCGAGGGTCAAGGCGGTAATCGGGAGCACAGGTGGATATGGCGCGACCCGCATGATTCCATACCTCGAGCCGGAGATATTCCGCCTGAATCCGAAGATCTTCGTCGGATACTCCGATATTACGGCGCTTCATCTGTGGCTTATGCGGCAGGGCGGGCTGAGAGTATTTCACGGGCCGACAGTGGACGATCTCATTCCCGTTGCACGCGATCCGACGATGAGCTCATTGTTGACAGCGTTGACGACGCCGAGGCCCACCACCCGATTCGGCCGGGAAGTGTCGCGCGCCGTTAACCGCGGGCGCGCGACGGGGCGGCTTACCGGCGGCAACCTCTCGCTGGTTCAGCAGTCGATTGGAACTCCGTACGAGATCGACACCCGCGGCGCAATCCTTTTTCTCGAGGAGACCCGCGACCCGATGTCCGTCGCGGATGAGCGGATAGTTCATCTACGCGCGGCCGGCCTGCTGAGGGACGTGAAGGGAATCGTTTTTGGCCACCTCTCGCTCGACCGGTCCGAGGAGGATGAGTTCGAGGATTTCCTGCTGGACCTTCTATCGGACCTCGAAGTACCGATTCTGATGGATTTTCCCGCTGGCCACGAGGTGCCGAATCTCGCGCTTCCGTTTGGGACGGAAGTCGAGCTGATGGTTGACTCAACCACGGGGTGGATCACTTACCGTGAAGACGCACTTTCCACGACCGAGCCAGTGCCGCTTGCCGACGATATCGCGGGTGCGGTGCAGACGAGTGAGGCCGTCAGTCCCTAG
- a CDS encoding glycerophosphodiester phosphodiesterase: MPLAHDGAAILPRLRRLAAVAFVISAAGCSGTKAVGPTISSDPVVIAHRGSSYAAPEHTLAAYDLALAEGADYIEQDVHRTRDGVLVVIHDSTLDRTTRGPAGACTGAVSDKTLAEVKTCDAGAWFNAQYPLRANAAYVGLRVPTLSEVIDRYGSRTRYYIEIKDPQKYPGIEAALIKLLNDRGLGGPANGRPRVLIQSFDAPSVRRVRELDAGVVLIQLVGQLLSAKAPAALDSIRAYASGIGPHRSIVDRSFVESAHSKGLLVHPYTVDDPAEMAALLAMGVDGMFTNRPSLLRGLIPAR; encoded by the coding sequence ATGCCACTTGCTCACGATGGTGCGGCGATTCTGCCACGACTGCGGAGGCTTGCTGCAGTCGCATTTGTCATCAGCGCAGCAGGTTGTTCAGGCACGAAAGCTGTCGGTCCGACCATTTCTTCAGACCCGGTTGTCATCGCACACCGCGGGTCGTCCTACGCAGCGCCAGAGCACACGCTGGCGGCCTACGATCTGGCGCTCGCGGAAGGAGCGGATTACATCGAGCAGGACGTTCATCGCACGCGCGACGGCGTGCTGGTGGTCATACACGACTCGACCCTCGACCGGACGACGCGAGGACCCGCAGGCGCCTGCACTGGGGCCGTTTCGGACAAAACCCTCGCTGAAGTGAAAACCTGCGACGCGGGTGCGTGGTTCAATGCCCAGTATCCGCTGCGCGCGAATGCGGCGTACGTGGGACTTCGAGTCCCGACTCTCTCGGAGGTCATCGACCGCTACGGGTCGAGGACACGCTACTACATCGAGATCAAGGATCCCCAAAAGTACCCCGGCATCGAGGCAGCGCTCATCAAACTGCTGAATGATCGGGGACTTGGCGGGCCTGCGAACGGGCGGCCACGGGTTTTGATCCAGTCGTTTGATGCGCCAAGCGTGCGGCGCGTCCGAGAGCTGGATGCCGGAGTGGTGCTGATTCAGCTGGTCGGGCAGCTCTTGTCAGCCAAGGCGCCGGCAGCGCTCGATTCGATCCGTGCATACGCCTCCGGAATCGGGCCACACCGCTCGATTGTCGATCGCTCGTTCGTCGAGAGTGCACACTCGAAAGGGCTCCTCGTTCATCCCTACACGGTCGACGATCCGGCCGAGATGGCTGCATTGCTCGCGATGGGAGTTGACGGAATGTTTACCAACCGGCCCAGTCTGCTGAGAGGTTTGATCCCAGCCAGATGA
- a CDS encoding KamA family radical SAM protein — translation MSEWQRILKDESIATLDKLREKFGDAIDVEALRPAFENFQMRITPSALDAIKEVGDPMWQQYIPTVEELDVVDGVIDSLDEDGDSPVPNITHRYPDRALFLVSPVCATYCRFCTRRRKVGDPEKIPLNQYESAFQYLREHTEIRDVILSGGDPMMLSDRRLEYLFQQLRAIPHIEIIRIGSRITSHLPERITPEFCEMVQKYHPIFMNTHFNHPDELTPAAVASLDRLSKAGVSLGCQTVLLKGVNDDPKVMMKLMHELLKARVRPYYIYMADQVAGGEHFRTTVQKGLEIIQALRGWTSGLGVPQFVIDAPGGGGKVPLLPEYVEEINDDEVVFRNYQGQRFTYKQPRQLVTADATDRDAAAAAAAESGVVSIQRAKKVGGMRPRRRKASGE, via the coding sequence ATGAGCGAGTGGCAGAGAATCCTGAAAGACGAGAGCATTGCGACTCTTGACAAGCTGCGCGAGAAGTTCGGCGACGCTATCGATGTCGAAGCGCTGCGCCCCGCGTTCGAGAATTTCCAGATGCGCATCACGCCCTCGGCGCTCGATGCGATAAAGGAAGTCGGCGATCCGATGTGGCAGCAGTACATACCGACCGTCGAGGAGCTGGACGTCGTTGATGGGGTCATCGATTCGCTCGACGAAGACGGCGACTCACCCGTGCCGAACATCACGCACCGGTACCCTGATCGGGCTCTCTTTCTCGTGAGTCCCGTCTGCGCCACATACTGCCGCTTCTGTACCCGAAGGCGAAAGGTCGGAGATCCCGAAAAGATTCCGCTCAATCAGTACGAATCAGCGTTCCAGTATCTGCGTGAGCACACAGAGATCAGGGATGTGATCTTGAGCGGTGGCGACCCGATGATGCTCAGCGACCGGCGGTTGGAATATCTGTTCCAGCAACTGCGGGCGATCCCGCACATCGAGATCATCCGCATTGGCAGCCGCATAACTTCGCACCTGCCGGAGCGGATCACGCCCGAGTTCTGCGAGATGGTGCAGAAGTATCACCCGATTTTCATGAACACCCACTTCAATCATCCGGATGAACTGACGCCGGCGGCGGTCGCGTCGCTCGACAGGCTGTCGAAGGCTGGTGTCTCACTCGGATGCCAGACGGTGCTTTTGAAGGGAGTGAATGACGATCCGAAGGTAATGATGAAGCTGATGCACGAGCTGCTCAAGGCGCGGGTGCGTCCATACTACATCTACATGGCCGATCAGGTGGCGGGCGGCGAGCACTTCCGGACGACCGTGCAGAAAGGGCTTGAGATCATTCAGGCTCTGCGTGGCTGGACGTCGGGACTCGGAGTTCCGCAGTTCGTGATCGACGCGCCGGGTGGCGGGGGCAAGGTGCCGTTGCTGCCAGAGTATGTGGAGGAGATCAACGACGACGAAGTGGTATTCCGGAATTATCAGGGGCAGCGATTCACATACAAACAGCCACGGCAGCTTGTGACAGCGGACGCCACTGATCGTGACGCCGCGGCTGCTGCGGCCGCGGAATCCGGCGTCGTTTCAATTCAGCGCGCGAAGAAAGTGGGGGGCATGCGTCCGCGGCGCAGAAAAGCCTCAGGCGAGTAG